The sequence TCAAGCATGGAGCTGCCGATCAGTCTTTCCAAGTTCTTTGCCGAACGGGAAGAAAAGTATCATCGGGGCATGCTTCATTATGCTTTTCGATTTGCAGTCATCACGACGTGCATTCTCTTAATTCTTATGGTCCTTATATATGCCTGGACTCCTTTGTTCGAGGGATACCATCCAGGGATTCGCTGGCTCATCTTGATTGTGATTCCCATTGTTGCGTTTACCTCGATTACGAGAGGGTATTTTATGGGGATCCAGCAGATGGGCAAAATTGCAGTGGCTAATTTTCTGCGTAAAGGCATTCAGCTATTTTTATTAGTTTCGATCTATAATTTTCTCTCGTTTGGTATCAACACGTCAATCTTCATAGCCCTTGGGACACTGATTGCCAGTGAAGCGGTCGTTTTTGTTTATTTAATTCATGCTTACGTTCTCGAGATTAGGGGTAAAAGAAAGAAGAGCCATTCTACATTATCAACAATTGAAATGAGAAAGTCAGTATTATCTGTATCGATACCGACGACCGTGTTGCGAATTTTCCACGCTCTCACCCATGCGGTTCAGCCATTTTTGATCAAATGGGCGCTAGTTCTTTCAGGTATGGGAGCTCTGGAAGCGAATGAGCATTTCGGGATGCTGGCTGGTATTGCCCTTACCATCGGCTTCTTCCCATCATTTATTGCCTTTTCGATGTTAATCGTGTTAATTCCGACTGTATCGGAAAAAGTATCATCAAAGGACTTTGATGGGATCCTGACCCATCTTAAGCAAGTCATGTGGATTACATTAGGATATGGGATTCCTGCCGTATTCATATACTATTTGCTTGGGGATTATATTACAGAAACGTTCTTTCATTCTATGGCATCGGCCTATTATTTGAAGCTGCTCTGGCCGTATTTTCTGTTTCATTTCCTGGTGTTTCCACTCCAAGCCTTTTTGATCGGACTGGGATTGGTGAAAGATGCCCTCCTTCATACCATATGGTCGAGTGTATTTTCTTTTACACTGATATACTTGCTCGGATCCCGTTATGGAATGGAAGGAGTCATTCTTGGCATGAATGCGGGAGCCGTTCTGATCACCATGCTTCATTATTTTACGATCTGCAGAGAATTGGAAACGACTCTCTGGTTAAAATCGGCAATTAAAATGTAAACTATAAAAAACACAATGTGCCCTTTTGAACCTCTTTGTTTTGCACAAAGAGGGACAAATCTTTTATCCTGGAAACACGTACATACTATCTACTGTTATGATGGCTGATTTCATAACCTTCAAAGGAGAAAGCTATGATCGATTCTATTTTATTCAACATCATGTTAGTCGGAGTACTCGGGATCGCTTCCCAGTGGATCGCCTGGAGATTCAGGCTTCCTGCCATCGTCGTCATGTCGATTGTCGGATTGCTGGTGGGTCCTATATTTGGTCTCATTAATCCAAAGGACGATTTTGGTGAAGTCTTTAAACCCATTATATCCATGGCAGTTGCCATCATCCTTTTTGAAGGAAGCTTAAATCTTAATTTTCGAGAGGTAAAGGGATTAGGCAAGCCTTTATTTAGAATTGTGACCTTTGGAGCTTTACTCGCTTGGATATTAGGTTCACTCGGTGCTCACTATGTAGCCGGTTTGTCCTGGGCTGTGTCCTTTGTGATTGGTGGATTATTCATCGTAACCGGTCCAACCGTTATCCTGCCGCTGCTCAGACAGGCGAAGCTGAAACCAAGACCGGCAGCTATCCTGAAATGGGAAGGGATCGTCGTAGATCCTTTCGGTGCACTGCTTGCCGTTTTTGCTTTTGAAATTATTAATTTTCTTATAAGCGATGATGTCACGGGATTAACTTTATTACTCTTCTTTGCAGCTTCCCTATTTGCAGTGGTCTTTGGATGGGCCCTGGGGAAATTCACAGGATTTATATTTGAAAATGGACATGTGCCTGAGTTCCTGAAATCACCTGTTGTCTTTGCACTTGTACTTGCCTGCTTCACGATTTCAGATCAAATCACACATGAGACAGGACTGTTAGCGGTGACCGCCATGGGGATGACGCTTGCGAATATGCATATCTCATCCATTGACGATATGCGTCACTTCAAAGAAAATATTTCGGTTCTGCTCATTTCTACGATTTTCGTCATGCTGACAGCATCGTTAACCGTAGATACGCTATTACGAATCTTTAACTGGAACATCGTCGCGTTTGTGCTTCTTATGTTATTCATTGTCAGACCATTATCGATTTGGTTATCTACGATAGGGACGGACCTCTCTAATAAGGAGAAGTTGCTTGTTGGGTGGATTGCCCCAAGGGGAATTGTCGCACTGACGGTCTCAAGTTATTTTGCTTCAGTCCTATTAGAGAAAGGCTTTGAGGATGCGGCTATACTGACGTCCCTAACTTTTGCACTCGTTTTCTCTACAGTATGTGCACATGGCTTCTCCATTAAATGGCTGGCGAAGAAATTGGACCTTGCCATTGATGAAAGACCGGGGGTTATGATTGTGGGAGGAAGTAAATTCAGTACTGAATTTGCCAAGACCCTTCAAGACCTGAAGATTCCGGTCTTAATTTCGGATTCATCCTGGCAGCGATTGTTTTCAGTCAGAAAAGCGGGAATCCCATTCTACCGTGGTGAAATCTTATCCGAACAAACGGAATACTATCTCGATATGACGCCGTATGAATACATGATTGCGGCTACGGAGCTTGATTCATATAACGCTCTGGTTTGTACAACATTTGTTCCAGAGATTGGCCGTAATAACCTGTTCCAACTGAGTCTGCGGAGCCAGAGGGACGATGATCTTGAAGACATGGTTCATACGATTGGCGGACGGATTTTATTCCAAAACCACGTAACGTGGGAAGAACTGAACAAACGTGTTGAGCGGGGAGACGTATTCAGAAAAACGAATATTACTGAAAAGTACACCTTCGAATCTTACCTGCAGGAGCGGGATGAAAATACGTTATTGATGTTTGCCCTTAAACCTACAGGAAGGATCGAGTTCTTTACTGAAGGGACTTCGCCTAAGATTGAGCAGGGAGATGTGATAGTCAGTCTCACCCAGCCGTGTAAGGAAAAGAATAAGATTCAGGAGAAGCTTACGGTTCAACGTGAAAAAGAAATCATAAAAGCTCAAAATGAAACGAATCAAGAAAGCGCCGACTAAGTCGACGCTTTCTTTTTGCAATCCTTTATTTCTTGCCACTATATTGCTCCCCTAATAACTGTTTTACCTGATTATACGTCAGCCCTGAATGCTGATTGAGTCGTTTGACTTCATCAATATCCGTTCCGGAACGAGTGACGTTCTTCTTCTGCTGGTTCATACACTACACCCCCTATCACTTAATGTAAGTCATCAGAAGGGTTCCTATACAAAAAAAAGGCCCGAGGGACGGACCTTCGTGCACATTAGGATTGTCGTGTTCTTTTGTAGACCAGGTCAAAGATGAGGATGATAACGGCGAGTGCGTAGGCGGTATAGGCATAGGTTGAGTGTTCTGCCATGTTCTTTACTCCGATACCGACAAATGCCCAAACAAATACAAGTGGATAAAGCAAGTCATGCTGCCCGATGCGGAACCAGAACGCGAGTACCGTAGCGACAATCAGTCCAAGATAAGCCCACACCCATTCAGAAATGCCGAACCCATTCCAGCCAATATCCGTTAAGTAATACGTGATATTGACAATCGTGGCAATGGAAATCCATCCTAAGTAAATGGAAAAAGGGGCTCTATCCAGGAGGGACGGACCTGTGCTCTGCACCCGTCTATAAAGGGCAATGAGAGTTGATAGGAGTCCGATCATGATAAATACGGAAACGAGAAAATAATTGTAATGCCAAACGAATATCCATGCTGAATTCAATAAGCAGCTAAGGATGAAAAGTCCGCTTGTTTCCTGATAAAGAGGGAGATCTCTTCTGTCTTTAGGGAATTGTCGGATGATCCATATCGCAAGCAGCAGATAAATCAGGCTCCAAATGGAAAAGACATACCCTGCAGGAGTAATCATGATATCAAGCCTGTCACTGATTTCCCCTGTCGATTGATTATTCAAAGGCAAAGTCACAGCCAGCGTATTCATCACGATCACTAAAGCGAATGCTAACATATTCAAGATCAGTTTCATTGCGTGTAACCCCCTGTAAGTAGTGGTGTTATATACTATTCCACTCTTATCATATTAAAAACCAAATGAAGAGAGTTAGGAAAAAAGGATTAGTGAAAGATCAGGAAGGATTTAAGGGATTTATCGAGAATTAGAAATAGGATAGGGACAATGAGAAAATTTATTAGGGGGACATTATGGACCGTACAAATCATACATATTCGGATGTTTGGGATTTGGATGTTTTTTTCCAAGGAGGAAGTGAATCACCGGAATTCAGAAGGCATCTCGATACGTTAGAAAAAAAGAAAAATGACTTTGAAGAAAATGCACTCGCTTTCCATCCGCCACAATCGGCTGGTGATGCTGACCTGGTATGGAAGCTTATAGAAGAAGCAAAAGAAGTGATGCTGTATTTGCGTCAGGCAGGTGCTTTCGTAAGCTGTCTTGAAGCTCAAAATATGCATGACAGAAAAGCAGATTCTCTCCGCGGGGAAGTCACAAGCCTGAGTGCGGACTTTTCTTCTACTTTTACAAAGTTTCAGCAGCAGCTTTCGGATTGCAGAGAGGAGGTCTGGAATGAACTGCTTCAACATGATCAACTGAGTGAAATTACATTCGTCCTCAATGAGTGGAGACAAAAAGCGAAAGATAAGTTATCCAGCACAGAAGAGTCACTTATCCAGGCGTTAGCTGTCGATGGCTATCACGGCTGGGGACAGATGTATGACACGATCGTGGGGGCCATGGAGATTGAACATGATGGAAAAAAGCGATCGGTTGGTCAGGCGAATAATCTGCTCTCCAGTCCAGACGCCAATACGCGCAAAGAGGTTTTTGAAAAATTAGAGAATGCCTGGGAACAAAATGAGGAACTCTTTGCAAGGACGCTTAATCACCCTGGGCGGCTTTCGCTTGAATGTTTATAAGAAGCGTGGCTGGGACGAATTGATGAAGGAGCCCCTCGAATATAATCGTATGAAGCAAGAAACGCTGGATGCCATGTGGGGAGCTATTTCAAAGCACAAACAGCCTTTCGTCCAGTACCTGGAGAGAAAAGCAAAACTAATCGGGAAAGACCGACTCGATTGGTATGACCTTGACGCACCCGTGGCAGAGTCGACGAGTACCATGTCATATGACGATGGGGCAAAATTCATTCTAAAGCAGTTCTCCCGATTCGGAGAAGAGATGGCCCAGTTTGCTGAAAAAGCATTTGAGAACCAATGGATAGAAGCGGAGGACCGATCCGGAAAACGTCCGGGTGGATTCTGCACATCCTTCCCGTTAAGTGATCAATCCCGTATCTTCATGACGTATTCAGGCTCAATGTCGAATGTCTCCACCCTTGCACACGAGTTAGGGCATGCGTTTCATTCTTATGCATTAAAACCGATGCACACATTGAATCGTAACTACGCCATGAATGTGGCGGAGACGGCATCCACTTTTGCTGAAATGATCGTGGCGGATGCTGCCGTAAAAGAAGCGGCGACGAAGGCCGAAAAGATTGCCCTGGTGGAAGATAAACTGCAGAGGAGTGTCGCGTTCTTCATGAACATCCATGCCCGTTTCTTATTTGAGACACGTTTCTATGAAGAACGTAAGAAGGGGATTGTATCTGCTGATAAACTCAACGAACTGATGGTGGACGCTCAGAAGGAAGCATTCTCAGACTCCATAGGAGAGGTTCATCCGCGCTTCTGGGCATCGAAGCTCCATTTCTATATTACAGGAGTGCCGTTCTATAACTTCCCATACACCTTTGGATACTTGTTCTCACTGAGTATTTACGCCAAAGCACTGGAATCGGATGAAAGCTATGAAGAAAATTACATGGCATTACTCCGTGACACAGCGGTCATGAATGTCGAAGAACTGGCCATGAAGCACCTCGGTGAAGACATCACCAAAGAAGCCTTCTGGGAAAAAGGGATCAAGCTATGCATAGCCGATGTGGAAGAATTTCTTGAGTTAACAGAATAATGCTGGTAGGGTCCGTTCCGTTTTGGGGACGGACCTTATTTTTGTAGTGGAACGACTGTTGTTATGGTTTATCGACCGTTCTATAAAAAGGACAAACTTCTCAACCCCTCCGTCAAACACCAACAAACGACAAACTTCGCGATCCCTCCGCCAAAACATCAAAAAAACGACAAGTCCTACCACTCCTAAGCCTCAAGTCTGATACGAAAATAAAGCTCAGGCTCGTTATGGGAAATACGGAAAATAGATAGGATAGAGACATGAAGAAGAAAGGAGGCAACAACAAATGAAAAAATTCGGATTGCTCTTAGCTGGAGGGATTGCAGCCATTGTCCTGCTTGCCAATTTGGGACCGATCGTAGGGCTCGCCATCTCTTTAGTGATCATGTATTACAGCTTTAAAGGATTTGTGAAAACAGATTCCACAATGAAGAAGATCTTATGGGCACTGATCGGTCTTGCGGCATTCAGTGCTTCGATATCCAACTTCCCGGCGATCATCGGATTGGTTGCTCTATACGTTCTGTATGTGATCTACAAGAACTGGAAAAAAGAAGAAGTCATTATAGAAGAAAAATCATCGGATCCATTCACTAATTTTGAAAGAGAATGGTCTCAATTAAAAAACTAAAGGAGAGATTTCACTATGGCAAACCTATTTCAAAGAATTAAAAATACAGTCATGTCCGACCTGCACGAAGCATTAGATAAAAAGGAAAAGAAAAATCCAATAGCTGTGTTAAATCATTATTTAAGACAGTGTGAGCAGGAAGTAGAAAAAGTAAGTAAGCTTGTGGAAAGACAATATCTATTAAAAGAAGAATTTCAAAAAGAGTATCAGCAGGCTTCTGCATTAGCTGACAAACGAAAATACCAGGCTGAGGTTGCATCGAAGGCAAATGAAGAGGGTCTGTATGAATTTGCCCTGCAGGAACAAAAATACTATGAAGAGCGTGCCATACGCATCCAGGAATCCAAGTTGAAAGCGACGAAAGAGCTTGAGGAACTTGAGAGAAAATATGAAGAGATGAAACACAAGCTAAAGGATATGTACATCAAGCGGATGGAGCTGATGGGAAGAGAGAATATTGCCCGTGCCCATAACAAGGTGAATTCTGTGCTTGAATCTTCTTCCGGTTATAACAACCAGGCGTTCTCTAAATTCGATGAAATTGAAACATACTTAGATCATTTAGAGCATGGTGTGAACTCCTCTTATTATCGAAATACGATCGATGCAAAGATCGCTAAATTAGAAAAAGAAGTAAAAAAAGAGGAAACGGAAGCCATTCCTTCATAAAACATGGTATTCTAGGTTAAGAAAAACATAATAACGATAAAAAAGGGGGAGCCCAACCGGGTTCACCCCGTTTTATCATCAAATAATATGAACCTCTTGTCGGATAATCTTCATTCATAAAAAATACATAACCAGAAAGGAGGAACCCCCTTGTTCAATCGTTTACGCTCAGATGGGATCAGCTGGATCATTTTAATAGGAACCCTTTTAATACTGTTGGAAGTATCATTCTACGATGGGGGGGTTCTCGTCTTTCTCTCGATTGCGGCCTTCTGTATCTATATTGGAAGAAAGAAGCTTCCGAGTACTCTTGGAAAGCTCCTGCTGTGGTTTGGGATCATCAGCTTAGCGGTCAATATCTTTAATACCGTAGCATTTAAATTTTTATTGTTTGCCATTCTTCTATTTATCATTGTCCGTTTTGCTGATTCGAAGAAACATCCTAAATACATCACTCCGGCGATTAAGGAAACGTTCACCCACACAAGTGAACCACTCGTCATGAAAAAGTCCGCTCTTCAAAACGAATGGTTCGGGCCGAAACGGACTCCGGAAGACGTATATGAATGGAATGATATCAACATCCAGGGTGTGATTGGAGACTCGGTCATCGACATTGGAAATACGGTGCTTCCTAAAGGGACGTCCGTCGTTTCAATTCGAAACATTTTAGGCAATATTGAAATATTGATTCCGTATGATGTGGAAGTGAGTGTTCATCACTCGGTACTTGCCGGTTCGATTGAGGTTTTTGAAGAAGTGGAGCCGAAAGCGATCAATCAGTCCCTTTATTATCAAACGCCAGGCTATGATACGGCTGTCCAGCGGGTGAAGATTGTAACCTCTATGTGGATTGGTGATTTAGAGGTGAAGAGAATATGAGTACAGTCAGTAAGCAGATCGCAGCAGGCATTCTCTTTTCTCTTGGTTTGGTGGTCTTTTTATCTCTTTCATTCTTTTATTTGTATCCTTTAGAGGATTGGTCCCTGCTATGGGAAGTGGAAATCATGGATATACCGGGAGCAGGGTTTATCCTCGTTGTAAGTATCCTTATCGGAATCGTGTTTGGCATCCGGACAGGGGTGAAGGATAAACGGCAGCTGAGGGAGATAGAAGATGCCCTTATGAATGTAGAGCAGGGCCGCTCGATCACACTCCCTGAAACGGCAACCACGGAAGTTCAGCAGGTTTGGAAAAAGGTCGATGCGTTAGGAAAACATTTAACGGATCAAGCGCGATATTCCCAGAAGCTTGCCAATGAAAAGGCAGAGGAGCAGGAAAAGAGAATCCAGGAAATCGTTTCCCAGGAGCGGAACCGCTTGGCGAGAGAATTGCATGACTCGGTCAGTCAGCAACTGTTTGCAGCATCCATGCTGATGTCGGCCATCACGGAAACACCATCATCCGGCCGAACTCCACATGAAGAGAAGCAGCTTGGAATGGTGGAGCAGATGATTCATCAGTCTCAGCTTGAAATGAGGGCACTCCTCCTTCATCTTCGCCCCGTTGCGTTAAAAGGAAAGAATCTTCAAGAAGGAATGAAGGAACTATTAGTCGAATTAGCTCAGAAGGTCCCCCTTGATATCGAGTGGAAAATAGAAGACATGAGCCTTGATAAAGGAATCGAAGATCATCTCTTCAGAATTCTGCAGGAGTCGGTGTCAAACACCCTGCGACATGCGAAGGCGACTTCCTTGGATATTCGATTGATTAAAAGGGAATCGATCATTATTTTACGGGTAGTGGATGATGGTCAGGGCTTTGATGTGAATGAATCAAAAGTAACAAGCTCCTATGGGCTTCAGAATATGAGGGAGCGAGCCATTGAAATCGGTGGTACGTTTAAAATCATCAGTGTACCGAATAAGGGAACACGCTTGGAAGTAAAGGTTCCCGTTGTGGAGAATGAAGGTGAAAATAATGATTAAAGTGGTATTTGTCGATGATCATGAAATGGTCAGGATCGGGGTCTCTTCTTATTTATCTGCTCAGGCGGATATCGATGTTGTGGGGGAAGCGTCAGATGGAAAAGAAGGCGTCCAGCTTGCTCTGGAGCTGCGCCCGGATATTATTCTCATGGATCTTGTGATGAAAGAGATGGATGGCATTCAAGCGACGAAGGAAATCATTCAAGAGTGGCCAGAAGCGAAGATTATCATCGTCACAAGCTTCTTAGACGATGATAAGGTATACCCTGCCCTGGAAGCGGGGGCGGTCAGTTATATGCTGAAAACGTCGAAAGCAAGTGAGATTGCAGAAGCGGTTCGTAAGACGTATAACGGCCAATCGATTCTTGAACCGGAAGTTACAGGGAAAATGATGACCCGCATGAGACAGAAGACCGTTTCTCATCCCCATGAGGAACTAACCAATCGTGAACTGGAAATCCTTCTCCTGATGACGCAAGGGAAAACGAACCAGGAAATTGCCGATGAACTATTCATCGCCCTGAAAACAGTGAAAACCCATGTGAGCAATATCCTCTCGAAGCTGGGTGTACAAGACAGAACACAAGCTGTAATATATGCCTTTAAACATGATTTAGTTAAATAATCGTGCAAAGTGACCCAAAAAGAAAACTTTTTGGGTCACTTTTTCGTATAGAGAAGGAGAAAGCAATTCTACCTTTCATCTTCAAAGGAAAAGCATCAGAATTCCAACGTGAAATATATATCTATTAAGGCTTGATGTTTTTGGGTAACAAGTATGAAAGAAATACAATTCTTTCATCAACGGAAGGAGGAATAATGGTAGAATAAGCGATATATTGTCAAATATTGAAAAATAACCTGTAGGGGGATATAACGTGAACGCAAAATTCAGTAAGCCTAAAGGGTTCGGTGAAATACTGGACCACACATTTCGATTAAGCAAGAACCGCTTTAAAGACTTTTTTCTTATTTTCCTTATTCTGTTAGGGCCGGTTTATTTACTGCAGGCACTCATTGAACTGGCAGCAGGAGTCAGTTTTTTTAGAACCGTCGGTACAGGGGAAACCTGGTTCGATGGGATAGTCAACAGCTTTTCAGGCGAGTTTACTGCTGAAGAGGTACAGGAAGTAAATCTGGCAGCAGAGCTTGGTACAGGTCTTATTGGACTCATCAGTATAATTCTGGCTCCAATCGCTCAGGCGGCGATTTTATTTGCCCTTAATCATATGAGGAAAAATGAAGAATTTACGGTGAAGCTTGTGATCAAGGAAGCATTCATCCGTTTTTGGCCGATTATCGGAAGCAGTCTCCTATTCGGTGTGATCGTATTCGGTATCGTTTTTGTTCCGATTTTCATATTTGGTTTTGCCGGAGTATTCGGTGCTGCACTTCTGGAGCCGGGCGTCGGGATTGTGATCGCAGGGGTTGTCCTGTTGCTTGCATTCGCGGTTGCAGTAGCTTACCTATTAACGCGTTGGAGCTTCTACTTTGGAGCGGCAGCCATAGAAAATGACGCACCCGGTCTCGGCAGGAGCTGGAGGCTGACGAAGAAACGTGGATGGACCCTTCTTGGATTATTCATTGTTTTCGGCTTGATCATTGGAATCGTAAGTTCTGCCTTCGAATTGACGTTTGGACTGGTCTTAGGGAATAGTGTCCTGTACGGCATGATTATAAACGTTGTAACTTTATTTACGTCGATGCTGTTTGCCGTCGGATTCGGGGTTATGTTCCTTGATCTTAAAACGAGACATGATGCAGATGATTTGAATGAAATGATCGATGATTACAACGGAATCCAATAGCTTTGTTGAAAAATCGAAGTAACCAGTCTGGGTCCGGAAACCTCATGCTTCCGGGCTTTTGATCTGAAAGCTAGGTGAAAAAGATGTTGAATGAAAATAGAGCAAGAGATCAATTAGAAGAAATCTTGGATGGGGAGGAATATAAGGCCTATCGTGATGGATCTCAGGGGCTGCTGGCCAGCTGGTGGGGGAAGGCAAAGGAATGGCTTTCAGAACAGCTGGGAAAACTGTTCCCTTCCCTTGAACCGACAGACGGGGCGGCATCAGGCATCCTGATCATGTTGATTGTCATTGCAGTGGCCATTCTCCTCGTTGTTGCATTCTTTGCCATTCGGAATGGAGTCCGAAAGCGGAAATTCCGCTCGAATAAACCACTGCAGTCCATGAATGAGATGGAGTGGTCTTACGAGAGACATTTAGACGAAGCTCATAAACAAGAGGGGCTCGAAGATTATTCGAGGGCAACCCGTCATATGTTCCTGGCCCTCCTTTTATACTTTCATGAAAGAGACTATCTCGAAGCAAAGGTCTGGAAAACAAATTGGGAGTATTATGATGAACTGCGTAAAGTGAATCGGGATTGGGCAGAGCGATTCTACAGGCTGGCCCTCCTGTTTGATGAGGTGACCTACGGTGAGCGGGAAGTGGAGGAAGAAGAGTATCTTCCCTATAAACAGGAAGCTCTAAGCTGGTTGGAACATGAAACGGATTCACAGCCTTACGCATAAGAGAAAGGAGGTAGGAACGAGCATTGAAAACAAATAGAAAGGCGTGGGTCTGGCTCACCACACTTTTAAGCTTATTTATCATCATCGGTGTATTTCTTTCTCCTGAAAAGCCTAAGGAGTATCCAGCTTATGTTTCCGAGTCTCCATCCCCGTCAGGAATCAAAGCCCTCTATACCTATTTGGAAAACGAAGGTGCGTCTATACAACGGTGGTCTTTTTCACCAGATGGGCTGCCTGCAACTGAATCTGATCAATTACTGATTATGGTAGAACCTTTTTCAATCCCTGAGCAAGAAGAAATGGAAGCTTACGAGAGTTTCATGAGGGCAGGCAATACCATACTATTATTAAAAGATAATCCAAAAGGAATGTTTGGCGCA is a genomic window of Rossellomorea sp. y25 containing:
- a CDS encoding TspO/MBR family protein, translating into MKLILNMLAFALVIVMNTLAVTLPLNNQSTGEISDRLDIMITPAGYVFSIWSLIYLLLAIWIIRQFPKDRRDLPLYQETSGLFILSCLLNSAWIFVWHYNYFLVSVFIMIGLLSTLIALYRRVQSTGPSLLDRAPFSIYLGWISIATIVNITYYLTDIGWNGFGISEWVWAYLGLIVATVLAFWFRIGQHDLLYPLVFVWAFVGIGVKNMAEHSTYAYTAYALAVIILIFDLVYKRTRQS
- a CDS encoding flagellar basal body rod protein, whose translation is MKKFGLLLAGGIAAIVLLANLGPIVGLAISLVIMYYSFKGFVKTDSTMKKILWALIGLAAFSASISNFPAIIGLVALYVLYVIYKNWKKEEVIIEEKSSDPFTNFEREWSQLKN
- a CDS encoding sodium:proton antiporter, with product MIDSILFNIMLVGVLGIASQWIAWRFRLPAIVVMSIVGLLVGPIFGLINPKDDFGEVFKPIISMAVAIILFEGSLNLNFREVKGLGKPLFRIVTFGALLAWILGSLGAHYVAGLSWAVSFVIGGLFIVTGPTVILPLLRQAKLKPRPAAILKWEGIVVDPFGALLAVFAFEIINFLISDDVTGLTLLLFFAASLFAVVFGWALGKFTGFIFENGHVPEFLKSPVVFALVLACFTISDQITHETGLLAVTAMGMTLANMHISSIDDMRHFKENISVLLISTIFVMLTASLTVDTLLRIFNWNIVAFVLLMLFIVRPLSIWLSTIGTDLSNKEKLLVGWIAPRGIVALTVSSYFASVLLEKGFEDAAILTSLTFALVFSTVCAHGFSIKWLAKKLDLAIDERPGVMIVGGSKFSTEFAKTLQDLKIPVLISDSSWQRLFSVRKAGIPFYRGEILSEQTEYYLDMTPYEYMIAATELDSYNALVCTTFVPEIGRNNLFQLSLRSQRDDDLEDMVHTIGGRILFQNHVTWEELNKRVERGDVFRKTNITEKYTFESYLQERDENTLLMFALKPTGRIEFFTEGTSPKIEQGDVIVSLTQPCKEKNKIQEKLTVQREKEIIKAQNETNQESAD
- a CDS encoding sensor histidine kinase; this translates as MSTVSKQIAAGILFSLGLVVFLSLSFFYLYPLEDWSLLWEVEIMDIPGAGFILVVSILIGIVFGIRTGVKDKRQLREIEDALMNVEQGRSITLPETATTEVQQVWKKVDALGKHLTDQARYSQKLANEKAEEQEKRIQEIVSQERNRLARELHDSVSQQLFAASMLMSAITETPSSGRTPHEEKQLGMVEQMIHQSQLEMRALLLHLRPVALKGKNLQEGMKELLVELAQKVPLDIEWKIEDMSLDKGIEDHLFRILQESVSNTLRHAKATSLDIRLIKRESIIILRVVDDGQGFDVNESKVTSSYGLQNMRERAIEIGGTFKIISVPNKGTRLEVKVPVVENEGENND
- a CDS encoding DUF4129 domain-containing protein, whose protein sequence is MLNENRARDQLEEILDGEEYKAYRDGSQGLLASWWGKAKEWLSEQLGKLFPSLEPTDGAASGILIMLIVIAVAILLVVAFFAIRNGVRKRKFRSNKPLQSMNEMEWSYERHLDEAHKQEGLEDYSRATRHMFLALLLYFHERDYLEAKVWKTNWEYYDELRKVNRDWAERFYRLALLFDEVTYGEREVEEEEYLPYKQEALSWLEHETDSQPYA
- a CDS encoding PspA/IM30 family protein, which translates into the protein MANLFQRIKNTVMSDLHEALDKKEKKNPIAVLNHYLRQCEQEVEKVSKLVERQYLLKEEFQKEYQQASALADKRKYQAEVASKANEEGLYEFALQEQKYYEERAIRIQESKLKATKELEELERKYEEMKHKLKDMYIKRMELMGRENIARAHNKVNSVLESSSGYNNQAFSKFDEIETYLDHLEHGVNSSYYRNTIDAKIAKLEKEVKKEETEAIPS
- a CDS encoding oligosaccharide flippase family protein yields the protein MSLFLRGTLVLVVTAFLGECLEFVINMILARELGEAGLGTYMSILPTVFLIVILSSMELPISLSKFFAEREEKYHRGMLHYAFRFAVITTCILLILMVLIYAWTPLFEGYHPGIRWLILIVIPIVAFTSITRGYFMGIQQMGKIAVANFLRKGIQLFLLVSIYNFLSFGINTSIFIALGTLIASEAVVFVYLIHAYVLEIRGKRKKSHSTLSTIEMRKSVLSVSIPTTVLRIFHALTHAVQPFLIKWALVLSGMGALEANEHFGMLAGIALTIGFFPSFIAFSMLIVLIPTVSEKVSSKDFDGILTHLKQVMWITLGYGIPAVFIYYLLGDYITETFFHSMASAYYLKLLWPYFLFHFLVFPLQAFLIGLGLVKDALLHTIWSSVFSFTLIYLLGSRYGMEGVILGMNAGAVLITMLHYFTICRELETTLWLKSAIKM
- the liaF gene encoding cell wall-active antibiotics response protein LiaF; the encoded protein is MFNRLRSDGISWIILIGTLLILLEVSFYDGGVLVFLSIAAFCIYIGRKKLPSTLGKLLLWFGIISLAVNIFNTVAFKFLLFAILLFIIVRFADSKKHPKYITPAIKETFTHTSEPLVMKKSALQNEWFGPKRTPEDVYEWNDINIQGVIGDSVIDIGNTVLPKGTSVVSIRNILGNIEILIPYDVEVSVHHSVLAGSIEVFEEVEPKAINQSLYYQTPGYDTAVQRVKIVTSMWIGDLEVKRI
- a CDS encoding response regulator transcription factor; the protein is MIKVVFVDDHEMVRIGVSSYLSAQADIDVVGEASDGKEGVQLALELRPDIILMDLVMKEMDGIQATKEIIQEWPEAKIIIVTSFLDDDKVYPALEAGAVSYMLKTSKASEIAEAVRKTYNGQSILEPEVTGKMMTRMRQKTVSHPHEELTNRELEILLLMTQGKTNQEIADELFIALKTVKTHVSNILSKLGVQDRTQAVIYAFKHDLVK